One Deinococcus grandis DNA window includes the following coding sequences:
- a CDS encoding 2,3-bisphosphoglycerate-independent phosphoglycerate mutase yields MSDLLDTIRDLAKPTDSKILMVVLDGVGGLPLETNGDTELAAATTPNLDALAAQSQLGQIELVGAGITPGSGPGHLSLFGYDPLKYIVGRGALSAVGIGVKLGAGDVAVRGNFATLGADRIVQDRRAGRPSDEKNAEIVTKLKAAIPDIDGTPVEIYTESEHRFVVVFRANGGSPLGANLSDVDPQATGVQPMTAQAHDDASQKTADLVNAFVQRAETALKDETQVNGVLFRGYSDVPHFPSFDAAYQLKAACIASYPMYKGLASLVGMDVLTVEGEEDALDGKVQALRDNWSKYDFFYFHVKKTDSTGEDGDFKAKVKKIELFDALLPQLLALNPDVIAIVGDHSTPSKLATHSWHPVPLLIRSNYGRKDLAQRYTEDEALKGSLGLRKGTDLMPLLMANALKLNKYGA; encoded by the coding sequence ATGAGCGACCTTCTGGACACCATCCGCGACCTCGCCAAACCGACCGACAGCAAGATCCTGATGGTCGTCCTCGACGGCGTGGGCGGCCTCCCCCTCGAAACGAACGGCGACACCGAACTCGCCGCCGCCACCACCCCCAACCTCGACGCCCTGGCCGCGCAGAGCCAGCTCGGGCAGATCGAACTCGTCGGCGCGGGCATCACCCCCGGCAGCGGCCCCGGCCACCTCAGCCTCTTTGGGTACGACCCCCTGAAGTACATCGTCGGACGCGGCGCCCTCTCGGCCGTCGGCATCGGCGTGAAACTCGGCGCGGGCGACGTCGCCGTGCGCGGCAACTTCGCCACCCTCGGCGCGGACCGCATCGTGCAGGACCGCCGCGCGGGCCGCCCCAGCGACGAGAAGAACGCCGAGATCGTCACCAAACTCAAGGCCGCCATCCCCGACATCGACGGCACCCCCGTCGAGATCTACACCGAGTCGGAACACCGCTTCGTGGTCGTCTTCCGCGCGAACGGCGGCAGCCCCCTCGGCGCGAACCTCAGCGACGTGGACCCCCAGGCGACCGGCGTGCAACCCATGACCGCCCAGGCCCACGACGACGCCAGCCAGAAAACCGCCGACCTCGTCAACGCCTTCGTGCAGCGCGCCGAAACCGCCCTCAAGGACGAGACGCAGGTCAACGGCGTCCTCTTCCGCGGGTACAGCGACGTCCCCCACTTCCCCAGCTTCGACGCCGCCTACCAGCTCAAGGCCGCCTGCATCGCCAGCTACCCCATGTACAAGGGCCTCGCCAGCCTCGTCGGCATGGACGTCCTCACCGTCGAGGGCGAAGAAGACGCCCTCGACGGCAAGGTCCAGGCCCTGCGCGACAACTGGAGCAAATACGACTTCTTCTACTTCCACGTCAAGAAAACCGACAGCACCGGCGAGGACGGCGACTTCAAGGCCAAAGTCAAGAAGATCGAACTCTTCGACGCCCTCCTCCCACAACTCCTCGCGCTGAACCCCGACGTCATCGCCATCGTCGGCGACCACAGCACCCCCAGCAAGCTCGCCACGCACTCCTGGCACCCCGTCCCGCTGCTCATCCGCAGCAACTACGGCCGCAAGGACCTCGCCCAGCGCTACACCGAAGACGAAGCCCTGAAAGGCAGCCTCGGCCTGCGCAAAGGCACCGACCTCATGCCGCTCCTCATGGCCAACGCCCTAAAACTCAACAAGTACGGCGCGTAA
- a CDS encoding AAA family ATPase, translated as MPLLLIVSGMPASGKSTLGARLAAALNLPFVTKDEYKALLLARLPDLTRDVSGPLSFDVMWHVAGVTLAGGMDTVLESHFYHGVSETHILTLAKTHGARVAQVFCHAPVDVLQARHDARVASGRRPGIDLPMNYATLPVHCCWTPLDLGDTPLLTVDTTQHDALPGILTWVHTQRKSSPLKGRSEGADTLG; from the coding sequence ATGCCCCTCCTGCTGATCGTGTCCGGCATGCCCGCCTCCGGAAAATCCACGCTGGGCGCGCGCCTGGCCGCCGCGCTGAACCTGCCGTTCGTGACGAAGGACGAGTACAAGGCCCTGCTGCTGGCCCGCCTGCCGGACCTGACACGGGACGTCTCCGGCCCCCTCAGCTTCGACGTGATGTGGCACGTCGCGGGCGTCACCCTCGCTGGAGGCATGGACACCGTGCTGGAATCGCACTTCTACCACGGGGTCAGCGAGACGCACATCCTCACGCTTGCCAAGACCCACGGGGCGAGGGTCGCGCAGGTGTTCTGCCACGCGCCTGTGGACGTCCTCCAGGCGCGGCACGACGCGCGGGTGGCGTCGGGACGCCGGCCCGGGATCGACCTCCCCATGAACTACGCCACCCTGCCCGTCCACTGCTGCTGGACGCCACTTGACCTCGGCGACACCCCCCTCCTGACCGTCGACACCACCCAGCACGACGCACTGCCCGGCATCCTGACGTGGGTGCACACCCAAAGAAAAAGCAGCCCACTGAAGGGCCGCTCTGAAGGTGCAGACACACTGGGTTGA
- a CDS encoding LLM class flavin-dependent oxidoreductase, with protein MKKIGFLSFGHWNPSPQSGTRSAADVLHQTIDLAVAAEQLGADGAYVRVHHFAQQLGSPFPLLAAMGAKTNRIELGTGVIDMRYENPLYMAEDAGSADLISGGRLQLGISRGSPEQVIDGWRHFGYAPAPGETEADMARRHAEVFLDVIEGKGFAQPNPRPMFPNPPGLLRLEPYSAGLRDRIWWGAASNATAEWAAKMGMSLQSSTLKVDENGKPFHVQQAEQIRAYRAAWKDAGHTREGRVSVSRSIFALVNDQDRMYFGRQGGQDQFGVIDQYRAVFGRSYADEPDRLIEQLRQDEAIAEADTLLLTVPNQLGVDYNAHLIESILTHVAPGLGWR; from the coding sequence ATGAAGAAGATCGGCTTTCTCTCGTTCGGGCATTGGAATCCGTCCCCGCAGTCCGGCACGCGCTCGGCAGCGGATGTGCTGCACCAGACCATCGATCTGGCGGTCGCCGCCGAGCAGCTGGGCGCGGACGGCGCGTACGTGCGGGTGCATCACTTCGCGCAGCAGCTGGGCTCGCCGTTCCCGCTGCTGGCCGCGATGGGCGCCAAGACCAACCGCATCGAGCTGGGCACGGGCGTGATCGACATGCGCTACGAGAACCCGCTGTACATGGCCGAGGACGCCGGTTCCGCCGACCTGATCTCCGGTGGGCGCCTGCAGCTGGGCATCAGCCGGGGCTCGCCGGAACAGGTGATCGACGGGTGGCGGCACTTCGGGTACGCGCCCGCCCCCGGCGAGACCGAAGCGGACATGGCGCGGCGGCACGCCGAGGTGTTCCTCGACGTGATCGAAGGCAAAGGCTTCGCGCAACCCAACCCCCGCCCGATGTTCCCCAACCCGCCCGGTCTGCTGCGCCTGGAGCCGTACTCGGCGGGCCTGCGCGACCGCATCTGGTGGGGGGCCGCGTCGAACGCCACCGCCGAATGGGCGGCAAAGATGGGCATGAGCCTCCAGAGTTCCACCCTGAAAGTCGACGAGAACGGGAAACCCTTCCACGTACAGCAGGCCGAGCAGATCCGCGCGTACCGCGCCGCGTGGAAGGACGCCGGGCACACCCGCGAGGGGCGCGTATCCGTCAGCCGCAGCATCTTCGCGCTGGTGAACGACCAGGACCGCATGTACTTCGGGCGGCAGGGTGGGCAGGATCAGTTCGGCGTGATCGACCAGTACCGCGCGGTGTTCGGCCGCAGTTACGCCGACGAACCGGACCGCCTGATCGAGCAGCTGCGGCAAGACGAGGCCATCGCGGAAGCCGACACCCTCCTGCTGACGGTCCCGAACCAGCTGGGCGTGGATTACAACGCGCACCTGATCGAGAGCATCCTCACGCACGTCGCGCCGGGCCTGGGCTGGCGCTGA
- a CDS encoding aminotransferase-like domain-containing protein encodes MPTPPSPTDAPHWAALLRGWRDHPGPLHTRLHTHLQHAIDRGELTPGQRLPAERALAALLGVSRATTVTALDDLTASGYLTRHVGRGTHVAPTAPRAQPLLTLRTPVGAAHPSEIDLTIAVPILTDQQRTRLREAAAHAQYDSPYHPHGLPDLRDLIAQQYARAGLPTTPDQILITSGAQQAIALTAHTLLRRGDTALLETPTYFGAIDVMRAAGAHLTGTPVGAQHLDPHHFAHQSRTHHPRLAFLTPTHHNPTGTTLPHPARQHLAAHLHDTGLPTLEDDTLLDLPFTDTPPPPRLSTLAPHAPILNVGSLSKLYWAGLRIGWLRLPPTLAPTLKQAKTLTDFGSSQPAQHLALHLLTDLPTLISERRAAITPARDHLAHLLRTHLPDWTFTTPPGGQFLWIQLPTPTASAYTHHAHRHGLRLYPGASMGVTPLPDQYLRIPFTLHPDHIPEAVNRLTRAWAEFTSRGSERLA; translated from the coding sequence ATGCCCACGCCGCCCAGCCCCACCGACGCGCCCCACTGGGCCGCCCTGCTGCGCGGCTGGCGCGACCACCCCGGCCCCCTCCACACCCGCCTGCACACCCACCTGCAGCACGCCATCGACCGGGGCGAACTCACCCCCGGACAACGCCTCCCAGCCGAACGCGCCCTCGCCGCGCTGCTCGGCGTCAGCCGCGCCACCACCGTCACCGCCCTCGACGACCTCACCGCCAGCGGCTACCTCACCCGGCACGTCGGCCGCGGCACGCACGTCGCCCCCACCGCCCCCCGCGCCCAACCCCTCCTGACGCTCCGTACCCCCGTCGGCGCGGCCCACCCCAGCGAGATCGACCTCACCATCGCCGTCCCCATCCTCACCGACCAGCAACGCACCCGCCTGCGCGAGGCCGCCGCGCACGCCCAGTACGACAGCCCCTACCACCCCCACGGCCTCCCCGACCTGCGCGACCTCATCGCCCAGCAGTACGCACGCGCCGGACTCCCCACCACCCCCGACCAGATCCTCATCACCAGCGGCGCCCAGCAGGCCATCGCCCTCACCGCCCACACCCTCCTCAGACGCGGCGACACCGCCCTCCTCGAAACCCCCACCTACTTCGGCGCCATCGACGTCATGCGCGCCGCCGGCGCCCACCTCACCGGCACCCCCGTCGGCGCCCAGCACCTCGACCCCCACCACTTCGCCCACCAGAGCCGCACCCACCACCCCCGCCTCGCGTTCCTCACCCCCACCCACCACAACCCCACCGGCACCACCCTCCCCCACCCCGCCCGGCAGCACCTCGCCGCGCACCTCCACGACACAGGGCTCCCCACCCTCGAAGACGACACCCTCCTCGACCTCCCCTTCACCGACACCCCCCCACCCCCCCGCCTCAGCACCCTCGCCCCCCACGCCCCCATCCTCAACGTCGGCTCCCTCAGCAAGCTCTACTGGGCGGGCCTGCGCATCGGCTGGCTCCGCCTCCCCCCCACCCTCGCCCCCACCCTGAAACAGGCCAAGACCCTCACCGACTTCGGCAGCAGCCAACCCGCCCAGCACCTCGCCCTCCACCTCCTCACCGACCTCCCCACCCTCATCAGTGAGCGCCGCGCCGCCATCACCCCCGCCCGCGACCACCTCGCCCACCTCCTGCGCACCCACCTCCCCGACTGGACGTTCACCACCCCACCCGGCGGACAATTCCTCTGGATTCAACTCCCCACCCCCACCGCCAGCGCCTACACCCACCACGCCCACCGCCACGGCCTGCGCCTCTACCCCGGCGCCAGCATGGGCGTCACCCCCCTCCCCGACCAGTACCTGCGCATCCCCTTCACCCTGCACCCCGACCACATTCCCGAAGCAGTCAACCGGCTGACGCGGGCGTGGGCGGAGTTCACGAGCCGGGGGAGTGAGCGGCTGGCGTGA
- a CDS encoding benzoate/H(+) symporter BenE family transporter, whose amino-acid sequence MTTLPAASTPPSFWRDSHPSAVLAGLITMLIGWAGPNVLIYSVAQAAHLSDGQAMSWLWAHALLAGLTGIILSLRTRMPILVTWSTPGIALLVTALPGIPFPEAVGAFLTSGLLVLGLGLFPPLTRALQRIPAPLAAALNAAILLPFGFRALQAFGTAPALVGVMIVAYFALRLVAPRWAVAGVLLTGVVASGVLNLWHPQPVALALTRPEFVLPQFSLHATLNLALPLTLLAFTGQFVPGFGVLKTSGYEPAPGPILRACGLASTAAAFAGCHNLTLGALLANIVTGPEAHPDPRKRYTAAIWAGVFNMIVALFAGTVLHLLGILPTQAIAALAGLALLAAMGSSLQAAFQGAAAGSLAAPVVLLVALSGITPLGIGAPFWGILAGLIVYWVEGRRG is encoded by the coding sequence ATGACCACGCTCCCTGCCGCCAGCACCCCACCCTCGTTCTGGCGGGATTCGCACCCCAGCGCGGTGCTGGCCGGGCTGATCACCATGCTGATCGGCTGGGCGGGCCCGAACGTGCTGATCTACTCGGTGGCGCAGGCCGCGCACCTCAGCGACGGTCAGGCGATGTCGTGGCTGTGGGCGCACGCGCTGCTGGCGGGCCTGACCGGCATCATCCTGAGCCTGCGCACCCGCATGCCCATCCTGGTCACGTGGAGCACGCCGGGCATCGCGCTGCTCGTCACGGCCCTGCCGGGCATCCCCTTCCCGGAGGCGGTCGGGGCGTTCCTCACGTCGGGCCTGCTGGTGCTGGGCCTGGGGCTGTTCCCGCCGCTCACGCGGGCGCTCCAGCGCATCCCCGCCCCCCTGGCGGCCGCGCTGAACGCCGCGATCCTCCTCCCTTTCGGGTTCCGGGCACTCCAGGCGTTCGGCACCGCCCCCGCACTGGTCGGCGTGATGATCGTCGCGTACTTCGCGCTGCGGCTCGTCGCGCCGCGCTGGGCAGTCGCGGGCGTCCTCCTGACCGGCGTGGTCGCCAGCGGCGTCCTGAACCTCTGGCATCCGCAGCCCGTCGCGCTGGCCCTCACCCGCCCGGAGTTCGTGCTCCCGCAATTCAGCCTGCACGCCACCCTCAACCTCGCCCTGCCACTCACCCTCCTCGCCTTCACCGGCCAGTTCGTCCCCGGCTTCGGCGTCCTCAAAACCAGCGGGTACGAACCCGCCCCCGGCCCGATCCTCCGCGCCTGCGGCCTCGCCAGCACCGCCGCCGCGTTCGCCGGATGCCACAACCTCACCCTCGGAGCCCTCCTCGCCAACATCGTCACCGGCCCCGAAGCGCACCCCGACCCCCGCAAACGCTACACCGCCGCCATCTGGGCCGGCGTGTTCAACATGATCGTCGCCCTCTTCGCCGGCACCGTCCTCCACCTCCTCGGCATCCTCCCCACCCAGGCCATCGCCGCACTCGCCGGACTCGCCCTGCTCGCCGCCATGGGCAGCAGCCTCCAGGCCGCCTTCCAGGGCGCCGCAGCAGGCAGCCTCGCCGCGCCCGTCGTCCTCCTCGTCGCCCTGAGCGGCATCACCCCACTCGGCATCGGCGCGCCCTTCTGGGGCATCCTCGCCGGGCTGATCGTCTACTGGGTCGAGGGGCGGCGGGGGTGA
- the groL gene encoding chaperonin GroEL (60 kDa chaperone family; promotes refolding of misfolded polypeptides especially under stressful conditions; forms two stacked rings of heptamers to form a barrel-shaped 14mer; ends can be capped by GroES; misfolded proteins enter the barrel where they are refolded when GroES binds): MAKQLVFDEQARRALERGVNAVANAVKVTLGPRGRNVVIEKKFGSPTITKDGVTVAKEVELEDKLENIGAQLLKEVASKTNDITGDGTTTATVLGQAVVKEGLRNVAAGANPLALKRGIDKAVLAAIEEIKKLAVPVEDSEAIKKVAGISANDEQVGQEIASAMDKVGKEGVITIEESKGFDTEVDVVEGMQFDKGFINPYFITNPEKMEAVLEDAYILINEKKVSNLKDMLPILEKVAQTGRPLLIIAEDVEGEALATLVVNKLRGTLNIAAVKAPGFGDRRKEMLRDIAAVTGGEVVSEDLGHKLENVTMEMLGRAARIRITKDETTIVDGRGEQSAIDARVNAIKGELDTTDSDYAKEKLQERLAKLAGGVAVIRVGAATETELKEKKHRYEDALSTARSAVEEGIVAGGGTTLLRVIPAVRKAAEALTGDEATGARILIRALEEPARQIAANAGEEGSVIVNAVINSDKPRFGFNAATGEYVEDMVAAGIVDPAKVTRTALQNAASIGALILTTEAIVSDKPEKAAPAPAGAPDMGGMDF, from the coding sequence ATGGCTAAACAGCTCGTGTTCGATGAACAGGCCCGCCGCGCCCTCGAGCGTGGCGTCAACGCCGTCGCCAACGCCGTCAAAGTCACCCTCGGGCCCCGCGGCCGCAACGTCGTCATCGAGAAGAAGTTCGGCAGCCCCACCATCACCAAGGACGGCGTCACCGTCGCCAAGGAAGTCGAACTCGAAGACAAACTCGAGAACATCGGCGCCCAGCTGCTGAAAGAAGTCGCCAGCAAGACCAACGACATCACCGGTGACGGCACCACCACCGCCACCGTCCTCGGCCAGGCCGTCGTGAAAGAAGGCCTGCGCAACGTCGCCGCCGGCGCCAACCCCCTCGCCCTGAAGCGCGGCATCGACAAGGCCGTCCTGGCCGCCATCGAGGAAATCAAGAAGCTCGCCGTGCCCGTCGAGGACAGCGAAGCCATCAAGAAAGTCGCGGGCATCAGCGCCAACGACGAGCAGGTCGGTCAGGAAATCGCTTCCGCGATGGACAAGGTCGGCAAGGAAGGCGTCATCACCATCGAAGAGAGCAAAGGCTTCGACACCGAAGTGGACGTCGTCGAAGGCATGCAGTTCGACAAGGGCTTCATCAACCCCTACTTCATCACCAACCCCGAGAAGATGGAAGCCGTCCTCGAAGACGCCTACATCCTCATCAACGAGAAGAAGGTCAGCAACCTCAAGGACATGCTGCCCATCCTCGAAAAAGTCGCCCAGACCGGCCGCCCCCTCCTGATCATCGCCGAGGACGTCGAAGGCGAAGCGCTCGCCACCCTGGTCGTCAACAAACTGCGCGGCACCCTGAACATCGCCGCCGTCAAAGCCCCCGGCTTCGGTGACCGCCGCAAGGAAATGCTGCGCGACATCGCCGCCGTCACCGGCGGGGAAGTCGTCAGCGAAGACCTCGGCCACAAGCTCGAGAACGTCACCATGGAGATGCTCGGCCGCGCCGCCCGCATCCGCATCACCAAGGACGAAACCACCATCGTGGACGGCCGCGGTGAGCAGAGCGCCATCGACGCCCGCGTCAACGCCATCAAGGGCGAACTCGACACCACCGACAGCGACTACGCCAAGGAAAAACTCCAGGAGCGCCTCGCCAAGCTGGCCGGCGGCGTCGCCGTCATCCGCGTCGGTGCCGCCACCGAAACCGAACTGAAAGAGAAGAAGCACCGCTACGAAGACGCCCTCAGCACCGCGCGCAGCGCCGTGGAAGAAGGCATCGTCGCGGGCGGCGGCACCACCCTGCTACGCGTCATCCCCGCCGTGCGCAAAGCCGCCGAAGCCCTCACCGGCGACGAAGCCACCGGCGCCCGCATCCTGATCCGCGCGCTCGAAGAGCCCGCCCGTCAGATCGCCGCGAACGCCGGTGAAGAAGGCAGCGTCATCGTGAACGCCGTCATCAACAGCGACAAGCCCCGCTTCGGCTTCAACGCCGCCACCGGCGAGTACGTCGAGGACATGGTCGCCGCCGGCATCGTCGACCCCGCCAAGGTCACGCGCACCGCGCTGCAGAACGCCGCCAGCATCGGCGCGCTGATCCTCACCACCGAAGCCATCGTCAGCGACAAGCCCGAGAAGGCCGCGCCCGCACCCGCCGGCGCCCCCGACATGGGCGGCATGGACTTCTAA
- the groES gene encoding co-chaperone GroES: protein MLKPLGDRVLVEIIEEAEQKTAGGLYVPDSAKEKSQRGKVIAVGNGKMLDNGTRVALDVKEGDTVYFAKYGGTEVSLEGKNYSLLSERDILAIVE, encoded by the coding sequence ATGCTGAAACCCCTAGGTGACCGCGTTCTGGTTGAAATCATCGAAGAAGCCGAGCAGAAGACCGCCGGCGGCCTGTACGTCCCCGACAGCGCCAAAGAGAAGAGCCAGCGCGGCAAGGTCATCGCCGTCGGCAACGGCAAGATGCTCGACAACGGCACCCGCGTCGCGCTGGACGTCAAGGAAGGCGACACCGTGTACTTCGCCAAGTACGGCGGCACCGAAGTCAGCCTCGAAGGCAAGAACTACAGCCTCCTCAGCGAACGCGACATCCTCGCGATCGTCGAGTAA